One stretch of Desulfovibrio sp. UCD-KL4C DNA includes these proteins:
- a CDS encoding type 1 glutamine amidotransferase yields MDNKHILVLNLLFETSLKNSFNNRIAEVFRAISTSYEIVHLADLENIDYSKKYTHLLISGSTESATEENTWYPQLDSIIHHFISKDKSILGICFGHQFLIRHILGKSHVRKSATPEIGWINVKLSNNSIFNNIDSLKSAVFHYDEIFDLDKRFEITASSARCAIHGFQVQGKKIWGIQFHPDFMYNDIFKFTEDMRKKDLKFEKNHCQTNVSKDEFATNNQIFKNWIEIS; encoded by the coding sequence ATGGATAATAAACATATTCTTGTCCTGAATCTTCTCTTCGAAACTTCACTTAAAAATAGTTTTAATAATAGAATAGCTGAGGTGTTTCGAGCCATCAGCACCAGTTATGAAATTGTCCACCTAGCTGACCTTGAAAACATTGACTATTCCAAAAAGTATACACATTTACTGATATCCGGTTCAACTGAAAGTGCCACAGAAGAAAACACATGGTATCCACAGTTGGATTCCATCATCCATCATTTCATATCAAAAGATAAGTCCATTCTCGGCATATGTTTTGGACATCAATTTTTAATCAGGCATATACTTGGTAAATCTCATGTACGAAAATCAGCAACCCCAGAAATCGGGTGGATAAATGTAAAATTATCTAACAACTCTATTTTCAATAATATTGATTCTCTGAAATCAGCGGTTTTTCACTATGATGAGATCTTTGATCTAGATAAAAGGTTCGAAATTACGGCAAGCTCAGCAAGATGTGCGATCCATGGTTTTCAGGTGCAAGGGAAAAAAATTTGGGGAATACAGTTTCACCCAGACTTCATGTATAATGATATATTCAAGTTTACCGAAGACATGAGAAAAAAAGATCTTAAGTTTGAAAAGAATCACTGCCAGACAAACGTATCAAAGGATGAATTCGCAACAAACAATCAGATTTTTAAAAACTGGATTGAGATATCATAA
- a CDS encoding class I fructose-bisphosphate aldolase — protein sequence MNGTDRRLKRLFDKESGNSLILALDHGANEGMIEGLGAIPTILEALPTSKVQGVILNKGLARHFSHLIPEDICLILQMNAGTRHGSPSYNKSIVCSIQEALRLGADAVSVLVNIGNDLEDRMLSDLGIITDEAHQLGIPVLATVFARGSQIVNEHDSSLIAHCIRIGAELGPDVVSVPYPNNGDAFRKAVEASPVPVLVTGGPLGQTMESTIANSLRGLESGCKGCCIGRNIFQTANPIESMEKYAEAIHKKNK from the coding sequence ATGAACGGAACCGACCGTCGCTTAAAACGACTATTTGACAAAGAAAGCGGGAATTCACTTATTCTTGCTTTGGATCACGGTGCAAACGAAGGCATGATTGAAGGATTAGGGGCAATACCGACTATTTTGGAAGCTCTGCCCACATCAAAAGTGCAGGGTGTTATCCTCAATAAAGGGCTTGCCAGACATTTCAGCCATCTGATTCCTGAGGACATATGCTTAATTTTGCAAATGAATGCAGGTACAAGACACGGCTCCCCCTCATACAACAAAAGCATTGTCTGTTCTATTCAGGAAGCATTAAGACTTGGCGCGGATGCTGTCTCCGTGCTCGTTAACATTGGCAATGACTTGGAAGACCGCATGCTTTCCGATCTGGGAATAATTACTGACGAAGCGCATCAACTTGGAATACCCGTACTGGCAACAGTCTTTGCCAGAGGAAGCCAGATTGTAAACGAACACGATTCAAGCCTTATTGCCCACTGTATCCGCATAGGAGCAGAGCTAGGACCAGACGTTGTGTCTGTTCCCTACCCGAACAACGGCGATGCTTTTCGCAAAGCAGTGGAGGCAAGCCCCGTTCCAGTTCTGGTTACAGGGGGGCCGTTAGGACAGACAATGGAAAGTACAATAGCCAATAGTTTGCGTGGATTAGAATCAGGCTGCAAAGGGTGCTGCATAGGCCGAAACATTTTTCAGACTGCCAACCCAATTGAAAGCATGGAAAAATACGCTGAAGCTATACACAAAAAGAACAAATAA
- a CDS encoding RsmB/NOP family class I SAM-dependent RNA methyltransferase → MTNNLRTFRLVCSEKDIPAVEELLRSQGFEFSPEPFYPMARKLEKEPFPLGDSLASRFGRIYIQDRSSMLPPLMLNPPAGAKVLDMCASPGSKTGILSRLVGHDGFVLASEPSKDRLALLRQNLRRVQAINSATVSYESQKIPLPANGWKYVLLDPPCSGWGTINKNPKAMELWSGEKTVPLVTLQRQLLTKAFELLAPGGNVVYSTCTTNVQENEEQTRFAVEELGFELVKLQHPAGFTIAEPLLPNMDGVLRVDGSGGGQGFYVCGLRKPGNEEPEHPETAPLPGQLLDVKKLKYPEAIDFSALPDGELYDFKGKAMFLNRHALKMLPPDIRWQGYPLGKISGKKFRPNPFARALLPENPAKSALVIENAEDLAKLFSGQSLSAPAKGKGPVGLYFKQLLLGFTGKKGSRFIWTEK, encoded by the coding sequence ATGACAAACAATCTTCGAACATTCAGACTTGTCTGCTCAGAAAAAGACATACCCGCAGTTGAAGAACTTTTGCGGTCGCAAGGCTTTGAGTTCAGCCCTGAACCGTTTTACCCTATGGCTCGAAAACTGGAAAAAGAGCCTTTCCCACTAGGAGATTCGCTTGCCTCAAGGTTCGGTCGTATCTATATACAAGATCGCTCCTCCATGCTTCCGCCCCTTATGCTTAATCCTCCGGCAGGAGCTAAAGTGCTGGACATGTGCGCAAGTCCGGGCAGTAAAACAGGAATTTTATCAAGATTAGTCGGGCATGACGGCTTTGTGCTTGCCAGCGAACCTTCTAAGGACAGGCTAGCCTTACTGCGACAAAATTTAAGGCGCGTACAAGCCATAAATTCAGCAACGGTCAGCTATGAATCACAAAAAATTCCGCTACCCGCTAACGGATGGAAATATGTTCTGCTGGACCCGCCATGCAGCGGGTGGGGTACTATTAACAAAAACCCGAAGGCAATGGAGCTATGGTCAGGCGAAAAAACTGTTCCGTTAGTAACTTTACAGCGCCAACTTTTAACAAAAGCTTTTGAACTGCTGGCTCCCGGTGGAAACGTCGTCTATTCAACGTGCACCACCAATGTTCAGGAAAATGAGGAGCAAACCCGCTTTGCAGTGGAGGAACTCGGATTTGAACTGGTCAAACTTCAGCATCCCGCCGGATTCACTATTGCAGAACCGCTTTTACCTAATATGGATGGAGTGCTACGGGTAGACGGTTCAGGCGGCGGGCAGGGATTTTATGTTTGTGGACTGCGAAAACCCGGAAACGAGGAACCCGAGCACCCTGAAACAGCCCCCCTACCGGGACAACTACTTGATGTTAAAAAGCTGAAATATCCTGAAGCGATAGACTTTTCTGCTCTGCCGGACGGCGAGCTTTATGATTTTAAGGGTAAAGCAATGTTCCTTAACAGACATGCGTTAAAGATGCTCCCACCGGATATACGCTGGCAGGGATATCCACTCGGCAAAATTTCCGGTAAGAAGTTCAGACCAAATCCATTCGCACGTGCTCTGTTGCCGGAAAATCCAGCAAAATCAGCTCTCGTGATTGAGAATGCTGAAGACCTTGCAAAATTATTTTCAGGACAAAGCCTGTCGGCTCCGGCAAAAGGCAAAGGTCCTGTGGGATTATACTTCAAGCAACTGCTTCTAGGGTTTACAGGTAAAAAAGGCAGTCGCTTTATCTGGACAGAAAAATAG
- a CDS encoding VCBS repeat-containing protein encodes MLLRRFTVFLIVALSILAAGSAFADARTYAVYPFEINGPAQYKYLSRGVQTMLISRLNWTGHFEPLASSKELTEADRPTSKLAEIKSAQKLGVDYLALGGLTIVGTDVAIDLRMVDKDGKFWTKSAKTTMEGLIPALDTLATEVKGQLFEKPGSKVASKEEKAREDARPKEALNPEFISASAAAVPMQSSVNPQFRYEGGTETPGRWRSQSINFVNRGGFVADVTGDGKKNIVMLSDHEVKVFNVEDQRLKEVTSYKYAARANGIRINGIDIGKDGVTEVVLCIIMEERPYSYIISFKNKTPKLLIDRFRNFLSAVRLPPNFSPSLLGQKYDSSSIFYSKSMTEYMYSNGELVPIRHLSVPAFANVFNTSYLPGKDDYKVLVLNKYGRITVYNKALEPLYESQDSYNSADVKFDATSKLVGFGSENKKDRIEHDYFVPMPITITSISDPTKLEVLLNKDISVASQIFSNYKSFSQGEIHSEYWDGVGLNLAWKTRRIKGTVTSYGIADIDNDGEKELYCILNTYPGALGVKYRKTLIVAYELNLGKK; translated from the coding sequence ATGTTATTGAGACGTTTTACCGTTTTTCTTATTGTGGCTCTTTCTATTTTAGCGGCAGGTTCAGCTTTTGCTGACGCTCGCACATACGCAGTTTATCCATTTGAAATTAATGGTCCAGCTCAGTATAAATATCTGAGCCGTGGCGTTCAGACTATGCTTATTTCACGCCTAAACTGGACAGGCCATTTTGAGCCGCTTGCATCCTCAAAGGAGCTGACTGAGGCTGATCGTCCTACTTCAAAACTTGCGGAAATCAAAAGCGCACAAAAACTCGGAGTAGATTACCTTGCACTTGGCGGGCTTACCATTGTTGGTACAGATGTCGCTATCGATCTGCGCATGGTTGATAAAGACGGAAAGTTTTGGACTAAGAGTGCTAAAACAACAATGGAAGGACTTATCCCTGCACTGGATACCCTTGCTACAGAGGTCAAAGGGCAGTTATTTGAAAAGCCCGGTAGTAAAGTAGCAAGTAAAGAAGAAAAAGCTCGCGAAGATGCCCGTCCTAAAGAGGCTTTAAACCCTGAGTTTATTTCTGCTTCCGCTGCCGCTGTTCCTATGCAAAGCTCTGTTAACCCTCAGTTTAGATATGAAGGCGGAACAGAGACTCCAGGGCGTTGGCGCAGTCAGAGTATCAACTTTGTAAATCGTGGCGGGTTTGTTGCCGATGTAACAGGTGATGGTAAAAAAAATATTGTAATGCTGTCGGATCATGAAGTTAAAGTTTTCAATGTTGAAGATCAACGTTTGAAAGAGGTTACTTCTTACAAATATGCTGCAAGAGCTAACGGTATTAGAATTAACGGTATTGATATCGGTAAAGACGGAGTAACAGAAGTAGTTCTTTGTATTATTATGGAAGAGAGACCATATTCATATATTATTTCTTTTAAGAATAAGACTCCTAAACTTCTCATAGATCGTTTTCGTAATTTCTTAAGCGCTGTCCGCCTTCCCCCGAATTTTTCGCCAAGCTTGCTTGGACAGAAGTATGACTCAAGCAGTATCTTTTATTCTAAAAGTATGACGGAATATATGTATTCTAATGGTGAACTTGTTCCTATCAGGCATTTGTCTGTTCCTGCTTTTGCCAATGTTTTCAACACATCTTATCTTCCTGGAAAGGATGATTATAAGGTACTCGTTCTTAATAAATATGGTAGAATTACCGTTTACAACAAGGCTCTTGAGCCTCTGTATGAGAGTCAGGATTCTTATAACTCAGCTGACGTAAAGTTTGATGCAACTTCTAAACTGGTTGGATTCGGGTCTGAGAATAAAAAGGATAGAATAGAGCATGATTATTTTGTTCCGATGCCTATAACAATAACTTCTATTTCTGATCCGACTAAACTTGAGGTCCTTTTAAATAAAGATATCTCTGTTGCTTCACAGATTTTTTCCAACTACAAAAGTTTCTCACAGGGTGAAATTCATTCTGAATACTGGGATGGAGTAGGTCTTAACCTTGCTTGGAAAACACGCCGTATTAAAGGAACAGTAACTTCATACGGAATCGCCGATATTGATAATGACGGCGAAAAAGAATTATATTGTATTTTGAATACTTACCCCGGGGCGCTTGGGGTTAAATATAGAAAAACTTTGATTGTAGCTTATGAGCTTAATCTTGGGAAAAAATAG
- a CDS encoding TRAP transporter substrate-binding protein yields MIKGKIFGSLFLLLFSVLFCPVPSLHAAEVNLSYANFPPAKTFPCVQMERWKQEVEKRTSGKVQIQTYPGSTLLGAKNTLRGVMQGQADIGCISIAYHPGVFPLCSVFELPLGFTTSTSASLALWDLFQKFQPKEFKKFKVLTMFASAPSNLMTKTPIRSLGGLKGVELRASGILSKILDSIGATPVSMPMSETPEALQKGVVKGLFSSFDVLKDMNFAEICRYETITNTAVYPFAVIMNKSSWDGLPDDVKKVMTDLGREQAQWTGKYMDQHVQDSLAWSKEKYGIELIAMPEADMQTIKEKTMPLINDWKTKAAEASIDGDAVLSEIEASRVKYDPAKY; encoded by the coding sequence ATGATTAAAGGTAAAATATTCGGTAGTTTATTTTTGTTGCTTTTTAGTGTGCTGTTTTGCCCAGTACCTTCTTTGCATGCTGCAGAAGTTAACTTGAGTTATGCAAATTTCCCTCCTGCCAAGACATTTCCATGTGTACAGATGGAACGTTGGAAGCAGGAAGTTGAAAAAAGAACCTCCGGTAAAGTTCAGATTCAGACTTATCCCGGATCGACATTGCTGGGAGCTAAAAATACCTTGCGTGGTGTTATGCAGGGACAGGCTGATATCGGTTGTATCAGCATTGCGTATCATCCGGGTGTCTTCCCGCTGTGTTCGGTCTTTGAACTTCCGTTAGGATTTACAACCTCCACTTCGGCAAGTCTTGCGTTATGGGATCTTTTTCAGAAATTTCAGCCGAAAGAGTTCAAGAAATTTAAAGTGCTGACTATGTTTGCCTCTGCTCCTTCAAACTTAATGACGAAAACCCCCATTCGTTCTCTCGGTGGTTTAAAAGGCGTTGAACTGCGTGCGTCAGGTATCCTTTCTAAAATTTTGGATTCAATCGGGGCAACTCCTGTTTCTATGCCCATGTCTGAAACTCCGGAAGCATTGCAGAAGGGCGTTGTTAAGGGGTTATTCTCTTCTTTTGATGTTTTAAAGGATATGAATTTTGCTGAAATATGCCGCTATGAAACTATAACCAATACTGCTGTTTATCCATTTGCTGTCATAATGAATAAGAGTTCATGGGACGGGCTTCCTGATGATGTAAAGAAAGTTATGACCGACCTCGGTCGTGAACAGGCGCAATGGACCGGAAAATACATGGATCAGCATGTGCAGGACTCTCTTGCATGGTCTAAAGAAAAGTACGGCATCGAGTTGATAGCTATGCCTGAAGCGGACATGCAGACAATTAAAGAAAAGACAATGCCGCTCATAAACGATTGGAAAACAAAAGCAGCGGAGGCATCTATTGATGGAGATGCTGTTTTATCCGAAATCGAAGCTTCCCGCGTTAAATACGATCCTGCAAAATATTAA
- a CDS encoding TRAP transporter small permease: MIDKLEKITIILCRMLSWIAGAALAIMVVLACTNMVFRATWVPVKGTFELMGFLGAVVAGFSLAFSQLYKSHISVGLLFNKFPRLLQICLDAMSSFASCLFFAFCAKEAAKWGMFLLDLGEVSETLGIEFYPFVFALAFGCAMMSFVLLLDLVRTLSGKEPLKLV, from the coding sequence ATGATCGATAAGTTAGAAAAAATCACCATCATTTTATGTCGCATGTTGTCATGGATTGCAGGTGCGGCTCTTGCCATAATGGTTGTGCTGGCCTGCACTAATATGGTGTTTCGTGCAACATGGGTTCCTGTGAAAGGGACTTTTGAATTGATGGGCTTTCTTGGAGCTGTTGTTGCCGGTTTCTCACTTGCCTTTTCTCAGTTGTATAAGAGTCATATTTCAGTAGGATTATTATTTAATAAATTCCCAAGACTTTTGCAGATTTGTCTGGATGCTATGAGTTCATTTGCTTCCTGCTTATTTTTTGCATTCTGCGCTAAAGAAGCCGCTAAGTGGGGAATGTTTTTACTTGATCTGGGGGAGGTTTCAGAAACCCTCGGAATTGAATTTTATCCTTTTGTCTTCGCGTTGGCTTTTGGATGTGCGATGATGTCTTTTGTTCTATTGCTTGATCTTGTCAGAACCCTTTCTGGAAAAGAACCTCTTAAGCTCGTTTAG
- a CDS encoding TRAP transporter large permease, translated as MEPITIGFIGIIGLLLLIFIMRIPVGFAMGIIGFIGFAKVLNLKAAYGMLGTEVWNVFSSYGLTVIPLFILMGQICFYSGVNERLYKSAYAWMGHIRGGIAMATVLACAGFAAICGSNTATAATMSTVALPEMKKFRYNPILSTGSVAAGATLGVVIPPSVVLIIIGLQTGESIGHLFLGGVIPGILLCCLFLATVFGMCVLHPDWGPAGPEVSFKEKLKSLPGSIEMIVFFMLVMGGLFAGWFTPTEAGAAGSAFALLISIVSRKMSFKLFVAAVSDTLKVSCMIMVVIVGAIIFGRFLAITRLPFEAADMVAGLAIPPTVIILLICVIYVVGGMIMDALALLLITIPIFFPMVIAMGYDPIWFGVLITIVTTMGAITPPVGVTTFIVASMAEDVAIDRVFLGVSYFMVAYVGLIALLLVAPEIVTFLPRMMG; from the coding sequence ATGGAACCAATTACTATAGGCTTTATTGGCATTATTGGCCTGTTGCTGCTAATTTTTATAATGCGTATTCCCGTAGGTTTTGCCATGGGGATCATAGGTTTTATCGGGTTCGCAAAAGTACTTAATCTTAAAGCAGCTTACGGCATGCTCGGCACTGAAGTCTGGAACGTATTTTCTTCTTACGGTCTGACAGTCATCCCACTTTTTATCCTCATGGGGCAGATTTGTTTTTATTCCGGAGTTAATGAACGGCTGTATAAATCGGCTTATGCATGGATGGGGCATATTCGCGGCGGTATAGCTATGGCTACTGTGCTTGCATGTGCTGGATTTGCCGCAATCTGCGGTTCCAATACCGCAACAGCCGCCACTATGAGCACTGTCGCTCTGCCGGAAATGAAAAAATTCCGCTATAATCCTATCTTAAGCACTGGTTCTGTTGCTGCAGGAGCAACTCTAGGGGTTGTTATTCCACCAAGTGTGGTCCTGATTATTATTGGTCTTCAAACCGGTGAGTCCATAGGGCATCTTTTCTTAGGCGGCGTGATCCCGGGTATTCTTTTATGCTGTTTGTTTTTGGCGACAGTCTTCGGCATGTGTGTGCTTCATCCGGATTGGGGCCCAGCCGGACCGGAAGTAAGCTTTAAAGAAAAGCTCAAATCACTTCCGGGATCTATTGAAATGATAGTCTTTTTTATGCTTGTCATGGGCGGGTTATTTGCAGGCTGGTTTACACCGACCGAAGCCGGAGCCGCTGGGTCTGCTTTTGCTTTACTGATAAGTATTGTTTCGAGAAAAATGAGTTTTAAACTCTTTGTCGCGGCTGTGAGTGATACTTTGAAGGTCTCATGTATGATTATGGTGGTTATTGTCGGAGCGATCATCTTCGGGCGTTTTCTCGCTATAACACGGCTACCTTTCGAAGCTGCGGATATGGTTGCAGGATTAGCTATTCCCCCCACTGTAATTATTTTATTGATATGTGTGATTTATGTCGTCGGCGGAATGATAATGGACGCTCTTGCTCTTTTGCTGATTACTATTCCAATTTTCTTTCCTATGGTTATAGCCATGGGATATGATCCCATCTGGTTCGGCGTGCTTATCACTATTGTAACGACTATGGGCGCAATAACCCCGCCTGTCGGAGTTACTACATTTATCGTTGCGTCAATGGCAGAAGATGTCGCCATAGACCGAGTCTTTTTAGGAGTAAGTTATTTTATGGTTGCTTATGTAGGACTCATAGCCCTTTTGCTGGTCGCGCCTGAAATTGTAACTTTCCTACCCAGAATGATGGGTTAG